One stretch of Rhinatrema bivittatum chromosome 8, aRhiBiv1.1, whole genome shotgun sequence DNA includes these proteins:
- the HMG20B gene encoding SWI/SNF-related matrix-associated actin-dependent regulator of chromatin subfamily E member 1-related, protein MSQGPKQLAPGVLLPVDKDHAHPGSVLVAIKQEKSEVPRAGNGKSTAGEEEPSGPVKKRGWPKGKKRKKVLPNGPKAPVTGYVRFLNERREQIRVKHPDLPFPEITKMLGAEWSKLQPADKQRYLDAAEREKQQYMKELREYQQSEAYKMCAEKMQEKKIKKEESGLAAVSTLLNGHPHKLGADGFSTFDVPIFTEEFLDQNKVREAELRRLRRINTEFEEQNAILQRHTESMSCAKEKLEQELAQEERQTLVLQQQLQGIRQLLASSFASLPIPGTGETPTLATLDFYMSRLHSTIESNPKQHEKLVARIKEILSRIDSENLLNADQVVVFS, encoded by the exons ATGTCGCAGGGCCCGAAGCAGTTAGCCCCAGGAGTGTT ACTCCCCGTAGACAAGGACCATGCGCACCCCGGGAGCGTCCTGGTGGCCATCAAGCAGGAGAAGAGCGAGGTGCCCAGAGCCGGCAATGGGAAGAGCACCGCCGGAGAAGAAGAGCCGAGCGGG CCGGTGAAGAAGAGGGGCTGGCcgaaggggaagaagaggaagaaggtgCTCCCCAATGGCCCCAAGGCGCCGGTGACCGGTTACGTCCGGTTCCTGAACGAGCGCAGGGAGCAGATCCGCGTGAAGCACCCGGACCTGCCCTTTCCGGAGATCACCAAGATGCTGGGGGCCGAGTGGAGCAAACTCCAGCCCGCGGACAAACAG AGATACTTGGAtgcggcagagagagagaagcagcagtaCATGAAGGAGCTGCGAGAGTACCAGCAGTCGGAGGCCTACAAGATGTGTGCAGagaaaatgcaagaaaaaaagataaagaaag AGGAGTCTGGCCTGGCAGCTGTGAGCACCCTGCTGAACGGACACCCACACAAG TTGGGTGCTGATGGCTTCTCCACTTTCGATGTGCCTATCTTCACAGAAGAATTCTTGGACCAGAACAAAG TCCGTGAGGCGGAGCTGAGGCGGCTGCGGAGGATTAACACAGAATTTGAGGAGCAGAACGCCATTCTGCAGAGGCACACGGAGAGCATGAGCTGCGCCAAGGAgaagctggagcaggagctggcGCAGGAGGAGAGGCAGACCCTGGTGctccagcagcagctgcaaggcATCCGCCAACTGCTCGCCAGCAGCTTTGCCTCCCTTCCCATCCCAG GCACCGGAGAAACGCCCACGCTGGCGACTCTGGATTTCTACATGAGCAGACTGCACAGCACCATCGAGAGCAACCCCAAGCAGCACGAGAAGCTGGTGGCTCGCATTAAGGAGATTCTGTCCCGCATAGACAG TGAAAACCTTTTGAACGCGGACCAAGTGGTTGTCTTTTCCTGA